From Streptomyces sp. NBC_01460, a single genomic window includes:
- a CDS encoding response regulator transcription factor, which produces MTRVLLAEDDASISEPLARALRREGYEVEVREDGPTALDAGLQGGVDLVVLDLGLPGMDGLEVARRLRADGHAVPILVLTARADEVDTVVGLDAGADDYVTKPFRLAELLARVRALLRRGATEPAPQPATHGVRIDVESHRAWMGDEELQLTAKEFDLLRVLVRDAGRVVTRDQLMREVWDTTWWSSTKTLDMHISWLRKKLGDDAANPRYIATVRGVGFRFEKS; this is translated from the coding sequence ATGACCCGTGTACTGCTCGCCGAGGACGACGCATCCATCTCGGAGCCACTGGCCCGCGCCCTGCGTCGTGAGGGTTACGAGGTCGAGGTCCGCGAGGACGGTCCGACCGCACTCGACGCCGGACTCCAGGGAGGCGTCGACCTGGTCGTGCTCGACCTGGGGCTCCCGGGGATGGACGGCCTGGAGGTCGCCAGGCGGCTGCGGGCGGACGGCCACGCCGTGCCGATCCTGGTGCTGACCGCCCGGGCCGACGAGGTGGACACCGTGGTCGGCCTCGACGCCGGCGCCGACGACTACGTCACCAAGCCCTTCCGCCTCGCCGAGCTCCTCGCCCGGGTCCGCGCCCTGCTGCGCCGCGGCGCCACCGAGCCCGCCCCGCAGCCCGCCACGCACGGCGTCAGGATCGACGTCGAGTCCCACCGGGCCTGGATGGGCGACGAGGAACTCCAGCTCACCGCCAAGGAGTTCGATCTCCTGCGGGTCCTCGTGCGGGACGCCGGCCGGGTCGTCACCCGCGACCAGCTGATGCGCGAGGTCTGGGACACCACCTGGTGGTCGTCGACCAAGACCCTCGACATGCACATCTCCTGGCTCCGCAAGAAGCTCGGC
- a CDS encoding oligopeptide:H+ symporter — MASSLTKDSAGTAGSEKTFFGHPRGLATLFMTEMWERFSYYGMRALLPLYLIAPNGLHMNPATATAIYSVYLSLVYLLAMPGGWFGDRVWGPRKTVAIAGGVIMLGHLVLALPSEGTFFAGLGLVAIGSGLLKSNISTMVGHLYDGPDDPRRDGGFTIFYMGINVGAFAAPLVIGTVGENVNWHLGFALAALGMGLGVAQFLLGTRHLNERSLVVPKPLSADERASTLRKSMIWLGIAAVFYIGTVVTGVYTLNWLLVPITIAGLVIPVMVLARIKRDKELSETEQKKMSGYIWFFVAAAIFWMIYDQGGSTLAIFADSSAENSVLGWAFPVSWYQSVNPILIMALAPVFAAFWLALNRRGKEPSTVVKFSSGLVLVGASFFLFLAPLTIAGDGHKAAAMWLVAIYFVQTVGELTLSPVGLSVTTKMAPAKYASQMMGVWFLAVTAGDCTTGLLSIAGVDLNGTGIVALQAALAVAAGLAVFMYRGKVKALMGDVR; from the coding sequence ATGGCGTCCAGCCTGACGAAGGACTCCGCCGGCACCGCCGGTTCGGAGAAGACCTTCTTCGGCCACCCCCGCGGCCTGGCCACTCTCTTCATGACGGAGATGTGGGAGCGCTTCAGCTATTACGGCATGCGCGCCCTCCTCCCGCTGTACCTGATCGCTCCCAACGGGCTTCACATGAACCCCGCCACGGCCACCGCGATCTACTCGGTCTACCTGTCGCTGGTGTACCTGCTCGCCATGCCCGGCGGCTGGTTCGGCGACCGCGTCTGGGGGCCGCGCAAGACCGTCGCCATCGCGGGCGGCGTGATCATGCTCGGCCACCTGGTGCTGGCACTGCCCTCCGAGGGCACCTTCTTCGCCGGGCTCGGCCTGGTCGCCATCGGCTCCGGTCTGCTGAAGTCCAACATCTCCACGATGGTCGGCCACCTCTACGACGGCCCGGACGACCCGCGCCGTGACGGTGGCTTCACGATCTTCTACATGGGCATCAACGTGGGCGCCTTCGCCGCCCCGCTGGTGATCGGCACCGTCGGCGAGAACGTCAACTGGCACCTGGGCTTCGCCCTGGCCGCGCTCGGCATGGGACTCGGCGTCGCCCAGTTCCTGCTCGGCACCCGCCACCTGAACGAGCGCAGCCTCGTCGTGCCCAAGCCGCTCTCCGCGGACGAGCGCGCCTCCACGCTGCGCAAGTCGATGATCTGGCTCGGCATCGCGGCCGTCTTCTACATCGGCACGGTCGTGACCGGCGTCTACACGCTGAACTGGCTGCTGGTCCCGATCACGATCGCCGGCCTGGTCATCCCCGTGATGGTCCTGGCGCGCATCAAGCGCGACAAGGAGCTCAGCGAGACCGAGCAGAAGAAGATGTCCGGCTACATCTGGTTCTTCGTGGCCGCCGCCATCTTCTGGATGATCTACGACCAGGGCGGTTCGACCCTGGCGATCTTCGCCGACTCCTCGGCCGAGAACTCGGTCCTGGGCTGGGCCTTCCCGGTCTCCTGGTACCAGTCGGTCAACCCGATCCTGATCATGGCGCTGGCTCCGGTCTTCGCCGCCTTCTGGCTCGCGCTGAACCGGCGGGGCAAGGAGCCCAGCACGGTCGTGAAGTTCAGCTCCGGTCTGGTGCTGGTCGGCGCGTCGTTCTTCCTCTTCCTGGCGCCGCTGACGATCGCGGGCGACGGCCACAAGGCCGCCGCGATGTGGCTGGTCGCGATCTACTTCGTGCAGACCGTCGGTGAGCTGACGCTGTCGCCGGTCGGCCTCTCGGTCACCACGAAGATGGCCCCGGCCAAGTACGCCAGCCAGATGATGGGTGTCTGGTTCCTGGCCGTGACCGCGGGCGACTGCACCACGGGCCTGCTCTCCATCGCGGGTGTCGATCTGAACGGCACCGGGATCGTGGCGCTCCAGGCCGCGCTCGCGGTCGCCGCCGGCCTCGCGGTCTTCATGTACCGCGGCAAGGTCAAGGCCCTCATGGGCGACGTCCGCTGA
- a CDS encoding ATP-binding protein, whose product MSTTRQHPPGGLGREPDGTGTPAAVPADRQWRTLSLRQATGIVPMARDFARQALHDWGWLPAASADRRAAAEDVLLVVSELVTNACLHAEGPEELRIACSPKVLRVEVVDGGAGQPAPRTPHRAGRPGGHGMFIVQRLCLDWGVTRTPDQPGKTVWAELAAPA is encoded by the coding sequence ATGAGCACCACCCGGCAGCATCCGCCGGGCGGCCTCGGCCGCGAGCCGGACGGCACGGGCACGCCCGCTGCCGTACCCGCTGACCGGCAGTGGCGCACCCTCTCGCTGAGACAGGCCACCGGCATCGTGCCGATGGCCCGGGACTTCGCCCGGCAGGCGCTCCACGACTGGGGCTGGCTCCCCGCGGCGAGCGCGGACCGCCGGGCCGCCGCCGAGGACGTCCTGCTGGTCGTCTCCGAGCTCGTGACGAACGCCTGCCTGCACGCGGAGGGCCCCGAGGAACTCCGTATCGCCTGCTCCCCCAAGGTGCTCCGCGTCGAGGTCGTCGACGGCGGCGCGGGACAGCCCGCGCCGCGCACCCCGCACCGCGCGGGACGGCCCGGCGGGCACGGCATGTTCATCGTGCAGCGCCTCTGCCTCGACTGGGGCGTGACGCGTACACCGGACCAGCCGGGCAAGACCGTATGGGCGGAGCTCGCCGCTCCGGCGTGA
- a CDS encoding STAS domain-containing protein, with amino-acid sequence MDRGTVGSANRGRLQVDVRTEGRSEVVTPVGELDHHTADLLREPLESAVEEGRTRLVVDCSRLDFCDSTGLNVLLGARLKAEAAGGAVHLAGMQPVVARVFEITGAEAVFTVHASLADALSS; translated from the coding sequence ATGGACCGCGGGACGGTCGGCAGCGCGAACCGGGGTCGGCTACAGGTCGACGTCCGGACCGAGGGCCGCAGTGAAGTCGTGACGCCGGTGGGTGAGCTCGATCACCACACCGCCGATCTGCTGCGGGAGCCTCTGGAGAGCGCTGTCGAGGAAGGGCGGACACGCCTGGTGGTCGACTGCTCACGGCTCGACTTCTGTGATTCCACCGGGCTCAACGTGCTGCTCGGCGCGCGCCTGAAGGCCGAAGCGGCCGGGGGAGCGGTCCACCTGGCCGGAATGCAGCCCGTGGTGGCTCGTGTCTTCGAGATCACGGGGGCGGAGGCGGTCTTCACCGTCCACGCTTCCCTCGCAGACGCTCTGAGCAGCTGA
- a CDS encoding RNA polymerase sigma factor SigF, protein MSPRLDVSRTHIATSACPQGPTDSDSAAASAVPGPRAGTSSTDPTTDDHLPVEGFEGLEGLPEIPPYAEVGALDARALSKTLFARLEALEEGTHEYAYVRNTLVELNLALVKFAASRFRSRSEPMEDIVQVGTIGLIKAIDRFELSRGVEFPTFAMPTIVGEIKRFFRDTSWSVRVPRRLQELRLDLAKAGDELAQKLDRAPTVAELAERLGLSRDEVVEGMAASNAYTASSLDAKPDDGGDGNEAALADRLGYEDHGIEGIEYVESLKPLIASLPLRDRTILSMRFVSNMTQSEIGEELGISQMHVSRLLSRTLVKLRKGLTVEE, encoded by the coding sequence ATGTCACCCCGGCTCGACGTATCGCGTACCCACATCGCGACGTCGGCATGTCCTCAGGGACCGACCGATTCCGACTCCGCTGCCGCGAGCGCCGTACCCGGCCCGCGCGCCGGCACCAGCAGCACCGACCCGACCACCGACGACCACCTTCCGGTCGAGGGGTTCGAGGGCCTCGAGGGACTTCCCGAGATCCCGCCCTACGCCGAAGTGGGGGCGCTGGACGCCAGGGCCCTGTCGAAGACGCTCTTCGCGCGGCTCGAAGCCCTCGAGGAGGGCACCCACGAGTACGCGTACGTCCGCAACACCCTCGTCGAGCTCAATCTGGCCCTGGTCAAGTTCGCCGCCTCCCGGTTCCGCTCCCGCAGCGAACCCATGGAGGACATCGTCCAGGTCGGCACGATCGGCCTGATCAAGGCGATCGACCGCTTCGAGCTCAGCCGCGGCGTGGAGTTCCCGACCTTCGCGATGCCGACCATCGTCGGCGAGATCAAGCGCTTCTTCCGTGACACCAGCTGGTCCGTGCGCGTCCCGCGCCGGCTGCAGGAGCTGCGGCTGGACCTGGCCAAGGCGGGCGACGAGCTGGCCCAGAAGCTGGACCGCGCGCCGACGGTCGCCGAGCTCGCGGAGCGCCTCGGTCTCAGCCGGGACGAGGTCGTCGAGGGCATGGCCGCGAGCAACGCGTACACCGCGAGCTCGCTCGACGCCAAGCCCGACGACGGCGGCGACGGCAACGAGGCCGCCCTCGCGGACCGCCTCGGCTACGAGGACCACGGCATCGAGGGCATCGAGTACGTCGAGTCCCTCAAGCCGCTCATCGCCTCGCTGCCGCTGCGCGACCGCACCATCCTCTCCATGCGGTTCGTCTCCAACATGACGCAGTCGGAGATCGGCGAGGAGCTCGGCATCTCGCAGATGCACGTGTCGCGGCTGCTCTCGCGGACTCTGGTCAAGCTCAGGAAGGGCCTGACCGTCGAGGAGTGA
- the hutI gene encoding imidazolonepropionase, whose protein sequence is MTTTALTHIANLVTNDPSLGDGTPLGLIRDAAVVIDGDRVVWTGGSGAAPAADTAVDVGGRAVIPGFVDSHSHLVFAGDRTAEFNARMSGRAYSAGGIRTTVAATRAASDDELSANVARYLAEALRQGTTTFETKSGYGLTVEDEARSLRIAARHTDEVTFLGAHIVSPDFADDPAGYVDLVTGPMLDACAPYARWIDVFCERGAFDEDQARTILTAGAARGLHPRVHANQLGHGPGVRLAVELGAASADHCTHLDDADLDALGQGDTVATLLPGAEFSTRAAWPDARRILGAGATVALSTDCNPGSSFTSSMPFCVALAVRDMGMTPDEAVWSATAGGAAALRRTDIGRITPGARADLVVLDAPSHVHLAYRPGVPLVAEVWRGGKRAV, encoded by the coding sequence ATGACGACGACCGCCCTCACCCACATCGCGAACCTGGTCACCAACGACCCCTCCCTCGGCGACGGCACCCCCCTGGGCCTGATCCGCGACGCGGCCGTCGTCATCGACGGCGACCGCGTCGTCTGGACCGGTGGGTCCGGCGCGGCACCCGCCGCCGACACCGCCGTCGACGTGGGCGGCCGGGCGGTGATCCCCGGCTTCGTCGACTCCCACTCGCACCTCGTGTTCGCGGGGGACCGCACCGCCGAGTTCAACGCCCGCATGTCCGGCCGCGCCTACTCCGCGGGCGGTATCCGCACCACGGTGGCCGCCACCCGCGCCGCCTCCGACGACGAGCTCTCCGCCAACGTCGCGCGCTATCTGGCCGAGGCCCTGCGACAGGGCACCACCACCTTCGAGACCAAGTCCGGCTACGGCCTGACCGTCGAGGACGAGGCACGGTCCCTGCGCATCGCCGCCCGTCACACGGACGAGGTCACCTTCCTCGGCGCCCACATCGTGTCGCCCGACTTCGCCGACGACCCCGCCGGTTACGTGGACCTCGTCACCGGGCCGATGCTGGACGCCTGCGCCCCGTACGCCCGCTGGATCGACGTCTTCTGCGAGCGCGGTGCCTTCGACGAGGACCAGGCGCGCACGATCCTCACGGCGGGGGCGGCCAGGGGACTGCACCCCCGCGTCCACGCCAACCAGCTCGGTCACGGCCCCGGCGTCCGCCTCGCCGTCGAGCTGGGTGCCGCGTCCGCCGACCACTGCACCCACCTCGACGACGCCGACCTCGACGCACTCGGCCAGGGCGACACCGTCGCCACCCTGCTCCCCGGCGCCGAGTTCTCCACCCGGGCGGCCTGGCCCGACGCCCGCCGCATCCTCGGCGCGGGCGCCACCGTGGCGCTGTCCACGGACTGCAACCCGGGTTCCTCGTTCACCTCGTCGATGCCCTTCTGCGTCGCCCTCGCCGTACGGGACATGGGCATGACCCCCGATGAGGCGGTCTGGTCCGCCACCGCCGGCGGCGCCGCCGCACTGCGCCGCACCGACATCGGCCGCATCACTCCCGGCGCCCGCGCCGATCTCGTGGTCCTGGACGCGCCGAGCCACGTCCACCTCGCCTACCGGCCTGGTGTCCCGCTGGTCGCAGAGGTGTGGCGGGGCGGGAAGAGGGCCGTGTGA